The following are from one region of the Paenibacillus sp. JZ16 genome:
- a CDS encoding RluA family pseudouridine synthase: MNKREPAAYPVVPILFEDNHVLGVTKPVNIPSQEDATGDPDMLTILKQDIKERYNKPGNVFLGLVHRLDRPVGGAMVFAKTSKAASRLSESVRSRSFRKQYVAVVHGIPSKTSGRLVNMLYKDVKTNTVHVTSKGTDGAKEAFLDYTVLQTSEGFSLVLIELHTGRPHQIRVQLSHAGHPLFGDQKYGSKVNKAGQQIALWSVLVGFPHPVTKEEISIRSMPPSDYPWSLFSMEKLAST; this comes from the coding sequence ATGAACAAGCGGGAACCAGCAGCATATCCGGTTGTGCCGATTCTGTTCGAGGATAATCATGTGTTAGGAGTAACCAAGCCGGTAAACATCCCCTCCCAAGAGGATGCTACCGGCGATCCCGACATGCTGACCATTCTGAAACAGGACATTAAGGAGCGCTACAATAAACCGGGCAATGTATTTTTGGGATTGGTGCACCGTCTGGACCGTCCGGTTGGCGGAGCGATGGTGTTTGCCAAGACTTCCAAAGCCGCATCCCGATTATCGGAATCCGTCCGCAGTCGCAGCTTCCGCAAGCAATATGTGGCGGTCGTTCATGGGATTCCTTCGAAAACGTCAGGCCGGCTCGTAAATATGCTGTATAAGGATGTAAAAACCAACACCGTTCATGTCACCTCTAAAGGTACGGACGGGGCCAAGGAGGCCTTTCTGGATTACACCGTGCTCCAAACGTCCGAAGGCTTCAGCCTCGTCCTGATCGAGCTGCACACGGGCAGGCCGCACCAAATCCGTGTACAGCTGAGCCATGCGGGACATCCGCTGTTCGGAGATCAGAAGTATGGAAGCAAGGTGAACAAAGCTGGCCAGCAGATTGCCTTATGGTCCGTATTGGTCGGATTTCCTCATCCCGTTACCAAAGAGGAGATCTCCATTCGTTCCATGCCGCCCTCCGACTATCCCTGGAGCCTGTTCTCGATGGAGAAGCTGGCGTCCACATGA
- a CDS encoding class I SAM-dependent methyltransferase, translating into MYVAQDWQDYEVIDTGGGDKLERWGDVILRRPDPQIIWPIEREDGQWRSVHGHYHRSSSGGGQWDMKKQLPDRWTISYDQLKFHIRPTNFKHTGLFPEQAANWRWMMDKIASAGRPVSVLNLFAYTGGATVAAASAGAQVVHVDAAKGMVQWAKENAALSGLADRPIRYITDDVFKFVQREQRRGNKYDAIIMDPPSYGRGPSGETWKLEQSLYPFLESCMSIVSDNPLFMLINSYTTGISPTVLNNMLTMTMKPKYGGTISAGEIGLPITRSGMNLPCGILGRWES; encoded by the coding sequence ATGTATGTAGCTCAGGATTGGCAAGATTACGAGGTCATCGATACCGGAGGCGGAGACAAGCTGGAACGCTGGGGCGACGTGATTCTCAGACGTCCGGATCCGCAGATCATATGGCCGATTGAACGCGAAGATGGACAGTGGCGCAGTGTGCACGGACACTATCATCGCAGCTCGTCGGGCGGCGGGCAATGGGACATGAAAAAGCAGCTTCCGGACCGGTGGACCATCTCATACGACCAATTGAAATTTCATATTCGACCAACCAATTTTAAACATACCGGTTTGTTTCCGGAGCAGGCAGCCAACTGGCGCTGGATGATGGATAAGATCGCTTCTGCCGGACGTCCGGTCAGCGTGCTGAACCTGTTCGCCTATACCGGCGGAGCAACCGTCGCGGCCGCCTCGGCCGGAGCTCAGGTTGTACATGTGGATGCTGCGAAGGGGATGGTTCAATGGGCCAAGGAAAACGCGGCATTGTCCGGACTTGCCGACCGTCCTATCCGTTATATCACGGATGATGTGTTTAAATTCGTGCAACGGGAGCAGCGGCGGGGGAACAAATACGATGCGATCATTATGGACCCTCCATCTTATGGCCGCGGACCAAGTGGAGAAACGTGGAAGCTTGAGCAAAGCTTGTATCCCTTCCTCGAAAGCTGCATGAGCATCGTATCGGATAATCCGCTGTTCATGCTGATTAACTCCTATACAACCGGAATCTCCCCTACCGTTCTGAATAACATGCTGACCATGACCATGAAGCCGAAATACGGCGGTACCATCAGTGCGGGAGAGATCGGATTGCCGATTACCCGCTCCGGCATGAACCTGCCGTGCGGCATCCTGGGTCGATGGGAGTCCTGA
- a CDS encoding GNAT family N-acetyltransferase has product MNIRTETKNDYEKVQNLLTQAFPGQEEAILVRRLWEDKDFQGELSIVAEEDGIIKGHIMFSRSSLFDGVHRHHVAALGPLAVLPDYQRQGIGGNLIEEGKRRCLSHGYPLVFLFGHPAYYPRYGFVQARAYGIDITQFTVSDEVFMVAELQPGALGHLHGEFRFHSAFEDLG; this is encoded by the coding sequence ATGAACATACGTACAGAAACCAAGAACGATTATGAGAAGGTCCAAAACCTTCTCACTCAGGCTTTTCCCGGACAGGAAGAAGCGATTCTAGTGCGGCGGCTGTGGGAAGATAAAGACTTTCAAGGGGAATTATCAATCGTAGCGGAAGAAGATGGGATCATCAAGGGACATATTATGTTCAGCCGGTCTAGCCTTTTTGACGGGGTTCATAGGCATCACGTGGCTGCGCTAGGGCCGCTGGCCGTGCTTCCGGATTATCAACGACAAGGGATCGGCGGGAACTTGATTGAAGAAGGCAAACGGCGGTGTCTCTCGCATGGCTATCCACTTGTTTTTCTGTTCGGTCATCCGGCATATTATCCCCGTTACGGATTTGTGCAGGCCAGAGCCTATGGAATCGACATCACCCAATTTACGGTTTCCGATGAAGTGTTCATGGTTGCCGAGCTTCAGCCGGGCGCGCTCGGTCACCTGCATGGCGAATTCCGTTTCCACTCCGCTTTCGAAGATTTGGGGTAA